A window from Planococcus maritimus encodes these proteins:
- a CDS encoding G5 and 3D domain-containing protein: MTKETNDAKNNKSFTGKSIAVSIATVLLFAAVLAFAVFEGTKNTVTVTANGETEEIRTHAETVGDVLDEQAIEVGKDDFLSHSADTKIEDDTAIEWDQAEQYAVTVDGETRSAWTTENTVAAVLEKAEIEVTKHDKVSPALDEIVDEDTVIDVEKAYEVTIVDGGKDKKVWSTSTTVADFLKQHSIELSKLDRVEQELDELVLPNSKVEVVRVEKVTDVVEDAVKYAVETKKDSSLLKGSEKLVQKGQDGLVEKTYEVVKENGKEVKRELKKEKVVKEPKQQILAVGTKTVVASVSRGTATKQTAAPQQAAAKKETAPVTQASAPAKKAAAPKAVAKAPVKAKAAPQPAKKEAASEPTGGKEFYVSATAYTASCTGCSGITATGINLKANPGLKVIAVDPSVIPLGSKVWVEGYGNAIAGDTGGAIKGNKIDLFMPNRADALAFGRKQVKVKILN; this comes from the coding sequence TTGACAAAAGAGACAAATGATGCCAAAAACAATAAATCATTTACAGGTAAATCGATAGCAGTTAGCATTGCAACGGTTCTATTATTCGCAGCTGTCTTGGCTTTCGCGGTTTTTGAAGGCACGAAGAACACTGTCACAGTGACAGCAAACGGTGAAACGGAAGAAATTCGCACGCATGCTGAAACGGTCGGCGATGTATTGGACGAGCAGGCGATTGAAGTCGGGAAAGACGATTTCCTCAGCCATTCAGCCGATACGAAGATCGAAGACGACACTGCGATTGAATGGGATCAAGCAGAACAATACGCAGTAACGGTTGACGGAGAAACCCGTTCAGCTTGGACGACTGAAAATACGGTAGCCGCTGTTTTGGAAAAAGCGGAAATCGAAGTGACAAAGCATGATAAAGTAAGCCCGGCGCTCGATGAAATTGTCGATGAAGACACCGTGATTGATGTAGAGAAAGCGTACGAAGTAACCATCGTGGATGGCGGAAAAGACAAAAAAGTTTGGTCCACTTCGACTACGGTCGCTGACTTTTTAAAACAGCATAGTATTGAACTAAGTAAACTTGACCGCGTAGAGCAGGAACTGGATGAACTCGTTCTTCCCAACTCAAAAGTCGAAGTCGTGCGTGTAGAAAAAGTCACCGATGTAGTGGAAGATGCTGTGAAATATGCAGTGGAAACGAAAAAAGATTCTTCCCTTTTGAAAGGCAGCGAAAAGCTGGTCCAAAAAGGGCAGGATGGACTGGTTGAGAAAACTTACGAAGTCGTGAAAGAAAATGGCAAAGAAGTAAAACGTGAATTGAAAAAAGAAAAAGTTGTTAAAGAGCCAAAACAGCAAATTTTGGCTGTTGGCACGAAAACGGTTGTCGCGAGTGTATCCCGCGGTACGGCAACCAAACAGACAGCTGCGCCTCAACAGGCAGCTGCTAAAAAAGAAACGGCGCCAGTGACACAAGCGTCAGCGCCAGCGAAGAAAGCTGCTGCTCCCAAAGCGGTCGCAAAAGCTCCCGTAAAAGCCAAAGCGGCACCACAGCCAGCGAAAAAAGAAGCTGCTTCTGAACCGACAGGCGGCAAGGAATTTTATGTATCTGCGACCGCGTACACAGCTAGCTGCACAGGCTGTTCAGGCATCACGGCAACGGGCATCAACTTGAAAGCGAACCCGGGCCTTAAAGTGATCGCAGTAGATCCAAGTGTCATCCCACTCGGCTCAAAAGTTTGGGTAGAGGGCTATGGCAATGCTATTGCTGGCGACACAGGCGGAGCGATCAAAGGCAATAAAATCGATTTGTTCATGCCGAACCGTGCAGATGCACTAGCATTTGGACGCAAGCAAGTGAAAGTAAAAATCCTTAACTAA
- the rnmV gene encoding ribonuclease M5, giving the protein MKIQEVIVVEGKDDTVAIKRAVGADTIETNGSAISNETLRRIMHAHEKRGVIVFTDPDYPGRRIRAIIEEHVPMAKHAFLAKEKTIAKNGKGLGIEHASDEDIRQALEAVYTPRTEERPVEITLEDLIDARLIAHPSAKARRTELGEALNIGYTNGKQLHKRLHVFGITKQQFIDAVQALTQEDRT; this is encoded by the coding sequence ATGAAGATACAAGAAGTGATTGTTGTTGAAGGAAAAGATGATACAGTGGCGATCAAGCGGGCAGTCGGTGCCGATACGATTGAAACGAACGGGTCCGCCATTTCGAACGAGACCTTGCGCCGCATCATGCATGCCCATGAGAAGCGCGGCGTCATCGTCTTTACCGACCCCGATTATCCGGGCAGGCGGATTCGTGCTATTATTGAAGAACATGTGCCGATGGCCAAGCATGCCTTTTTGGCGAAAGAAAAAACCATCGCCAAAAATGGCAAAGGACTCGGCATTGAACATGCCAGTGATGAAGACATTCGACAAGCACTCGAAGCGGTTTATACGCCAAGGACTGAAGAACGCCCAGTAGAGATCACCTTAGAGGATTTAATCGATGCCCGGCTGATTGCCCATCCTTCAGCGAAAGCCCGCAGAACGGAGCTTGGAGAAGCGCTCAACATCGGCTATACGAACGGCAAGCAGCTGCACAAGCGTTTGCATGTGTTCGGCATTACCAAACAGCAGTTTATCGACGCAGTGCAAGCGTTAACCCAGGAGGACAGAACATGA
- the rsmA gene encoding 16S rRNA (adenine(1518)-N(6)/adenine(1519)-N(6))-dimethyltransferase RsmA: protein MTKDIATPIRTQEIMAKHGLTFKKSLGQNFLIDPNILRKIVSQAGLTKDSAAIEIGPGIGALTEHLARDAGKVLAFEIDQRLLPVLADTLSPYDNVKVIHSDILKADVEQEIKEELADFEDIMVVANLPYYVTTPIILKLLLEKLPIRGLVVMLQKEVAERITAKPGTKAYGSLSIAIQYYTEAEFAMTVPKSVFMPQPNVDSAVIRMIKRPEPIVQVIDEDFFFSVTRGSFVQRRKTILNNLQSAMPNGKAKKDLILQALDEAGIDPTRRGETLSIKEFGLLSDKLYPHFH, encoded by the coding sequence ATGACCAAAGATATAGCAACACCGATTCGCACGCAAGAAATCATGGCAAAACACGGCTTGACGTTCAAAAAAAGCCTTGGGCAGAACTTTTTGATCGACCCGAATATTTTGCGCAAAATCGTTTCCCAAGCCGGTCTTACGAAAGACTCGGCGGCCATTGAAATCGGCCCGGGAATCGGCGCCTTAACCGAACACTTGGCACGCGACGCTGGGAAAGTGTTGGCGTTTGAAATCGACCAGCGGCTACTACCGGTGCTAGCAGATACTTTGTCGCCTTATGATAACGTCAAAGTGATTCATTCCGATATCTTGAAAGCGGATGTCGAGCAGGAGATAAAAGAAGAGTTAGCCGATTTTGAAGACATCATGGTCGTCGCCAACTTGCCTTATTATGTGACGACGCCAATCATCTTGAAGCTATTGCTCGAGAAACTGCCGATTCGTGGCCTGGTCGTTATGCTACAAAAAGAAGTAGCGGAACGCATCACAGCAAAACCCGGCACGAAGGCGTACGGTTCCTTGTCCATCGCTATTCAGTATTATACGGAAGCCGAATTTGCCATGACCGTGCCGAAGTCTGTGTTTATGCCGCAACCCAATGTCGACTCTGCAGTCATCCGGATGATCAAACGTCCGGAGCCAATCGTCCAAGTCATCGATGAAGACTTTTTCTTCTCGGTGACACGCGGGTCATTTGTCCAGCGCCGCAAGACCATCCTAAATAATTTGCAAAGTGCTATGCCGAATGGGAAAGCGAAAAAAGACCTCATTTTGCAGGCACTCGACGAAGCAGGCATCGACCCGACGCGCCGCGGTGAAACGCTAAGCATCAAGGAGTTCGGGCTATTGTCGGATAAATTGTATCCGCATTTCCACTAA
- the veg gene encoding biofilm formation stimulator Veg produces MPKTLAEIKKSLDLHLGKRLLLKANGGRKKTVERAGILRETYHSVFVIELDQDEHAFERVSYSYADILTEAVEITVFEGTEDALVVR; encoded by the coding sequence ATGCCCAAAACTTTGGCGGAGATTAAAAAGTCATTAGACCTGCATTTAGGGAAAAGGTTGCTGTTAAAAGCAAACGGAGGTCGCAAAAAGACGGTAGAACGTGCCGGAATTCTGCGTGAAACCTATCACTCCGTGTTCGTGATTGAATTGGATCAAGATGAACATGCATTTGAACGCGTATCATATAGCTACGCGGACATCTTAACTGAAGCAGTGGAAATCACTGTCTTTGAAGGAACAGAAGACGCACTAGTCGTTAGATAA
- the ispE gene encoding 4-(cytidine 5'-diphospho)-2-C-methyl-D-erythritol kinase: MLYIKAPAKINLTLDVLYKRPDNYHEIEMIMTTVDLADRIGLQGTAKGIHIQSADRFVPNDSRNLAYQAAQLIKDTFHIKTGVIISLDKQIPVAAGLAGGSSDAAATLKGLNQLWQLNLSLDELAELGAKIGSDVSFCVYGGTALATGRGEVIEELPAPPHCWVILAKPSLGVSTADVYGAFDPAKAEHPDTQAMITALREGDYEAMCNTLGNALESVTMNLHPEVGQIKEQMIKFGADAVLMSGSGPTVFGLVNQEARIPRIYNGLRGFCSEVYAVRLLGDRETLA; encoded by the coding sequence ATGCTCTATATAAAAGCGCCTGCCAAAATCAATTTGACGCTGGACGTACTATATAAACGTCCGGACAATTACCACGAAATCGAAATGATCATGACCACCGTCGACTTGGCGGACCGCATCGGCCTGCAAGGCACAGCGAAAGGCATACATATTCAGTCGGCAGACCGTTTCGTGCCGAACGACTCGCGCAATCTAGCGTATCAGGCTGCTCAATTGATCAAAGATACTTTCCATATTAAAACAGGCGTTATCATCTCGCTCGACAAGCAGATTCCGGTCGCTGCTGGGCTTGCTGGGGGCAGCAGCGATGCAGCGGCTACTTTGAAAGGGCTCAACCAACTATGGCAATTGAATTTGTCGCTCGATGAGTTGGCAGAGCTCGGTGCGAAAATTGGTTCCGACGTGTCGTTTTGTGTATATGGCGGCACAGCGCTCGCCACAGGACGCGGCGAAGTTATTGAAGAACTGCCGGCGCCTCCTCATTGCTGGGTTATTCTTGCGAAGCCGTCACTCGGCGTCTCGACGGCAGACGTCTACGGCGCGTTCGACCCGGCTAAAGCGGAGCATCCGGACACGCAAGCGATGATTACGGCACTTCGTGAAGGTGATTACGAAGCAATGTGTAACACTTTAGGGAATGCGCTTGAGAGCGTCACGATGAATTTGCATCCGGAAGTCGGACAGATCAAAGAGCAGATGATCAAATTCGGTGCCGATGCCGTGCTTATGAGTGGCAGCGGCCCAACGGTATTTGGCTTAGTCAACCAAGAAGCGCGGATTCCACGCATCTACAATGGCTTGAGGGGCTTTTGTTCCGAAGTTTATGCAGTGCGACTGCTCGGTGACCGAGAGACTCTTGCTTAA
- the purR gene encoding pur operon repressor, translating into MKWKRSERLVDMTHYLLEHPHQLIPLTYFSDLYQSAKSSISEDLGIVKETFEEKGIGLLMTVPGASGGVKYVPKLKEGEIRQVMDELITELSQSDRLLPGGYLYMTDVLGNPQMMNRVGKVFASAFAGEKIDAIMTVATKGIPIAQAIARHLNVPVVIVRRDSKVTEGSTVSINYVSGSTRRIQTMVLSKRSMKSGQRVLITDDFMKVGGTMNGMKNLLEEFDCTLAGVAVLVEAEHVDERLVEKYLSLVKLDEVSEKDRTITLRGGNYFEGVE; encoded by the coding sequence GTGAAATGGAAGCGCAGTGAACGCTTGGTCGACATGACGCATTATCTATTGGAACATCCGCATCAATTGATTCCGTTGACATATTTCTCGGATTTGTATCAGTCAGCAAAGTCTTCGATCAGCGAGGACTTGGGGATCGTCAAGGAAACTTTTGAAGAGAAAGGCATCGGCCTATTGATGACCGTCCCGGGGGCTTCCGGGGGTGTCAAATATGTGCCGAAGCTGAAAGAGGGCGAAATCCGCCAAGTCATGGACGAGTTGATTACCGAATTGAGCCAATCGGACCGACTGCTGCCAGGCGGTTATTTGTACATGACGGATGTGCTCGGCAATCCTCAAATGATGAACCGTGTCGGCAAAGTGTTTGCCAGCGCGTTCGCAGGCGAGAAAATTGATGCCATCATGACGGTCGCAACGAAAGGTATCCCGATTGCCCAGGCAATCGCGCGCCATTTGAATGTGCCAGTTGTTATTGTCCGTCGTGACAGCAAAGTAACGGAAGGTTCTACGGTCAGTATCAATTACGTCTCAGGCTCGACGCGGCGCATCCAGACGATGGTGTTGTCAAAACGCAGCATGAAGAGCGGCCAGCGCGTGCTCATCACCGACGATTTTATGAAAGTTGGCGGCACGATGAACGGCATGAAGAACTTGCTTGAGGAATTCGATTGTACATTAGCTGGCGTAGCTGTGCTCGTTGAAGCGGAGCATGTGGATGAACGCTTGGTCGAGAAATACCTTTCCCTTGTCAAATTGGACGAAGTCAGTGAAAAAGACCGGACGATTACCTTGCGCGGCGGAAACTATTTTGAAGGAGTGGAGTAA
- a CDS encoding RidA family protein produces the protein MKYVATDKAAAAIGPYSQGVISGELFYSSGQIPLKADGELVQGGISEQTHQVFANLQAVLEEAGSSLQQVIKTTVFIKDMNDFAELNSIYASYFGEHKPARSTVEVARLPKDVKVEIEVISKVAH, from the coding sequence ATGAAATATGTAGCGACAGATAAAGCAGCAGCGGCAATCGGGCCGTATTCACAAGGCGTCATTTCAGGTGAACTATTTTACAGTTCAGGGCAAATCCCGCTGAAAGCGGACGGAGAGCTTGTCCAAGGCGGCATTTCAGAACAAACGCATCAAGTCTTTGCCAATCTTCAGGCTGTACTGGAAGAAGCGGGATCATCGCTTCAGCAGGTCATCAAGACGACCGTCTTTATCAAAGACATGAACGATTTTGCGGAACTCAATTCCATTTATGCTTCTTATTTTGGCGAGCATAAGCCGGCGCGCTCGACCGTCGAAGTGGCACGCCTGCCAAAAGATGTGAAAGTGGAAATCGAAGTCATTTCAAAAGTTGCACATTAA
- the spoVG gene encoding septation regulator SpoVG, whose amino-acid sequence MEVTDVRLRRVQTDGRMRAIASITLDNEFVVHDIRVIDGNDGLFVAMPSKRTPDGEFRDIAHPINSSARNKLQEAVLAAYAQSEELVELENAGI is encoded by the coding sequence ATGGAAGTAACTGATGTAAGGTTGCGCCGTGTCCAAACAGATGGACGTATGCGGGCAATCGCTTCAATCACGCTCGACAATGAATTCGTGGTACATGACATCCGCGTAATCGATGGCAACGATGGCTTGTTTGTCGCGATGCCAAGCAAGCGGACGCCAGACGGGGAGTTCCGCGACATTGCGCACCCGATCAATTCCAGCGCCCGCAATAAATTGCAGGAAGCCGTGTTAGCAGCTTATGCACAAAGTGAAGAGCTGGTTGAACTTGAGAATGCAGGCATCTAA
- the glmU gene encoding bifunctional UDP-N-acetylglucosamine diphosphorylase/glucosamine-1-phosphate N-acetyltransferase GlmU, with amino-acid sequence MDHTYAVILAAGQGTRMKSKLYKVLHPVCGMPMVEHVTGNIHQLGVEKIVTIVGHGAEKVKDQLGDMSEYALQEEQLGTAHAVQQAAPLIEGKAGTTIVVCGDTPLIRAETMQSLIDHHKENNAKATILTAIAEDPTGYGRIIRGAEGSVEKIVEQKDASTEEQIVNEINTGTYCFDNEALFEALKNVSNDNVQGEYYLPDVIEILQKQGEIVAAYATDSFEETLGVNDRVALSQAETFLRRRITEQHMRAGVSIIDPATAYISAQAKIGADTVIHPNVTIEGNTVIGEDCVITSNTRIVSSTIGDRTEIRSSEVYDSTIGNDTAVGPFAHIRPQSALGNEVKIGNFVEVKKAELGTGSKVSHLSYIGDALVGSGVNIGCGTITVNYDGKNKHLTTIEDDSFIGCNSNLIAPVTIGKGSYVAAGSTISKNVPDDALAIGRARQENKEGYASKLNRK; translated from the coding sequence ATGGACCATACATATGCGGTCATACTCGCGGCCGGACAAGGCACACGCATGAAATCGAAATTGTATAAAGTACTTCACCCGGTGTGTGGCATGCCGATGGTAGAGCATGTAACGGGGAATATCCACCAGCTTGGGGTCGAAAAGATTGTTACGATCGTCGGGCATGGAGCAGAGAAAGTGAAAGACCAGCTAGGAGACATGAGCGAATATGCACTGCAAGAAGAGCAGCTCGGCACTGCCCATGCCGTGCAACAAGCAGCGCCGCTGATTGAAGGAAAAGCAGGAACGACGATCGTCGTATGCGGCGATACGCCATTGATCCGCGCGGAAACGATGCAGTCACTCATCGACCATCATAAAGAAAACAATGCGAAGGCAACGATCTTGACGGCTATCGCAGAAGACCCAACAGGTTACGGCCGCATTATCCGCGGAGCTGAGGGAAGCGTTGAGAAGATTGTCGAGCAAAAAGACGCATCGACAGAAGAGCAAATCGTCAACGAAATCAATACAGGAACCTATTGCTTTGACAACGAAGCCTTGTTCGAAGCCTTGAAAAATGTCTCAAACGATAATGTCCAAGGCGAATATTACTTGCCGGACGTCATTGAGATTCTTCAAAAGCAAGGCGAAATTGTTGCAGCCTATGCAACGGACAGCTTCGAAGAGACACTTGGCGTTAATGACCGTGTGGCGTTAAGCCAAGCGGAAACCTTCTTGCGCCGCCGCATCACTGAGCAGCACATGCGCGCAGGCGTATCGATTATCGACCCGGCAACTGCCTATATCAGTGCACAGGCGAAAATCGGGGCTGATACGGTCATTCACCCGAACGTCACCATTGAAGGCAACACGGTGATCGGGGAAGATTGCGTCATCACATCCAACACACGCATCGTTAGCAGCACTATCGGCGACCGCACAGAAATCCGCAGCTCTGAAGTGTACGACAGCACTATCGGTAACGATACCGCCGTTGGTCCATTCGCCCATATCCGCCCGCAATCCGCACTCGGCAACGAAGTGAAGATCGGCAATTTTGTGGAAGTGAAAAAAGCTGAGCTTGGTACAGGGAGTAAAGTGTCTCATTTGAGCTATATCGGGGATGCGCTCGTTGGCAGCGGCGTCAATATCGGCTGTGGCACCATTACGGTCAATTACGATGGCAAGAACAAGCATTTGACGACGATTGAAGATGATTCATTCATCGGCTGCAACTCGAATTTGATCGCTCCGGTAACGATCGGCAAAGGTTCTTATGTCGCGGCAGGGTCGACCATTTCAAAAAATGTGCCCGATGATGCTTTGGCGATCGGACGTGCTCGCCAAGAAAACAAAGAAGGCTATGCAAGTAAACTAAACCGCAAATAA
- a CDS encoding ribose-phosphate diphosphokinase, which produces MGIQNTNSKLKIFSLNSNKELAEQIAEQVGLPLGKSSVTHFSDGEIQINIEESIRGCDVFIVQSTSQPVNENLMELLIMIDAVKRASARTVNVVIPYYGYARQDRKARSREPITAKLVANLLETAGATRVVVLDLHAPQIQGFFDILIDHLVAVPLLSDHFLNDANIDLENAIIVSPDHGGVTRARKMADRLKAPIAIIDKRRPRPNVAEVMNIVGNVEGKTAIIIDDIIDTAGTISIAASALIESGAKEVYACCTHPVLSGPAVQRIQDSVIKELVVTNSIALADEKKIDKIKQLTVAPLLAETIIRVHEQKSVSTLFD; this is translated from the coding sequence ATGGGCATTCAAAATACAAACTCTAAGTTGAAAATCTTTTCGTTGAACTCGAACAAAGAACTGGCTGAGCAAATCGCTGAGCAAGTAGGCTTGCCGCTGGGCAAAAGCTCGGTCACGCACTTTAGCGACGGAGAAATCCAAATCAATATCGAAGAAAGCATCCGCGGCTGCGATGTGTTCATTGTTCAATCGACTTCACAGCCGGTCAACGAAAACTTGATGGAGCTATTGATCATGATCGATGCCGTCAAGCGTGCTTCTGCACGGACGGTGAATGTAGTGATTCCTTACTACGGCTATGCACGCCAGGACCGTAAAGCCCGTTCACGTGAGCCGATCACGGCGAAACTAGTGGCCAATTTGCTCGAGACAGCCGGCGCGACGCGTGTCGTGGTATTAGATCTTCACGCTCCGCAAATTCAAGGGTTCTTTGATATTTTGATTGACCATCTGGTCGCTGTGCCACTCCTATCCGATCATTTCCTAAACGATGCCAATATCGATCTCGAGAATGCCATCATCGTGTCACCTGACCACGGCGGCGTTACGCGTGCCCGTAAAATGGCGGACCGCTTAAAAGCACCGATCGCCATCATCGATAAACGCCGTCCGCGTCCGAACGTTGCCGAAGTCATGAACATCGTCGGGAACGTCGAAGGCAAAACTGCGATCATCATTGATGACATCATCGACACGGCGGGCACGATTTCGATTGCGGCAAGTGCCTTGATCGAAAGCGGCGCTAAAGAAGTCTATGCTTGCTGTACGCACCCTGTATTGTCCGGCCCGGCCGTTCAACGCATTCAGGACTCGGTCATTAAAGAATTGGTCGTGACAAACTCAATCGCGCTTGCAGATGAGAAGAAAATCGACAAGATTAAGCAATTGACTGTCGCACCGCTTCTTGCAGAAACAATCATCCGTGTACACGAACAGAAATCAGTCAGTACATTATTTGATTGA
- a CDS encoding 50S ribosomal protein L25/general stress protein Ctc: MATKMTAVKRETGKPQSALTDLRGEGNVPGVVYGYKMETTSIVMSEIDLIKTLRESGRNGVISLEINGKSTNVVLSDYQMDSLKGNFKHVDFLAINMSEEIDVDATVHVIGESAGEKEGGVVTQPNREVHIRVKPSDIPDSVDIDVSELEIGDSVSVSDIRDKFSFEILNDDDFLLISVTAPRTEEELEELETTDEGEEEPEVVGDNEEEAAGEEKE, encoded by the coding sequence ATGGCTACTAAAATGACAGCAGTGAAACGAGAAACAGGAAAACCACAATCGGCATTGACCGATTTACGCGGCGAAGGCAATGTGCCAGGCGTCGTATACGGCTACAAAATGGAAACAACATCGATTGTGATGTCTGAGATCGATTTGATCAAAACTTTGCGTGAATCTGGACGTAATGGCGTCATCAGCTTGGAAATCAACGGCAAGAGCACAAATGTCGTACTGAGCGATTATCAAATGGATTCATTAAAAGGCAATTTCAAACACGTTGACTTCTTAGCGATTAACATGTCCGAAGAAATCGATGTGGATGCAACTGTTCACGTGATCGGCGAATCAGCAGGCGAAAAAGAAGGTGGCGTGGTCACACAGCCGAACCGCGAAGTCCACATTCGCGTTAAGCCGAGCGATATTCCGGATTCTGTCGATATCGATGTCAGCGAACTAGAAATCGGCGATTCTGTTTCGGTTAGCGACATCCGCGACAAGTTCAGCTTTGAAATCTTGAACGACGATGACTTCTTGCTCATCTCTGTTACAGCACCACGTACAGAAGAAGAACTAGAAGAGTTGGAAACAACTGATGAAGGCGAAGAAGAGCCTGAAGTCGTCGGCGACAACGAAGAAGAAGCAGCCGGCGAAGAAAAAGAATAA
- the pth gene encoding aminoacyl-tRNA hydrolase: MKMIIGLGNPGKPYEETRHNIGFQVIDRLASDWNAPLTQSKFKGMYAVVHRPEGKVMLVKPLTYMNLSGECIGPLMDYYNVDLEDIVVIYDDLDLPTGQLRLRQKGSAGGHNGIKSLIQHLGTQQFNRMRIGISRPPQGMKVPDYVLAKFGGEEQPLMQEAVVKSADACNYWLSKPFNEVMNEYNK; this comes from the coding sequence ATGAAAATGATTATCGGCCTGGGGAACCCAGGAAAACCATATGAAGAAACCCGCCACAATATCGGCTTTCAAGTAATCGACCGGTTGGCAAGCGACTGGAACGCACCGCTAACGCAGTCCAAATTCAAGGGCATGTATGCCGTTGTTCACCGTCCTGAAGGCAAAGTGATGCTCGTCAAGCCGCTCACGTATATGAATTTGTCCGGCGAATGCATCGGTCCGTTAATGGATTATTACAATGTCGACCTAGAAGACATTGTCGTCATCTATGACGATTTGGATTTGCCGACAGGTCAGCTTCGGTTGCGTCAAAAAGGCAGTGCTGGGGGACATAATGGCATCAAATCGCTCATTCAGCACCTCGGCACCCAGCAGTTCAACCGGATGCGCATTGGCATCAGCCGCCCGCCTCAAGGCATGAAAGTGCCGGATTATGTGCTCGCTAAATTTGGAGGCGAAGAGCAGCCGCTCATGCAAGAAGCGGTTGTGAAGAGTGCGGATGCGTGTAATTACTGGCTGTCGAAACCATTTAACGAAGTCATGAACGAATACAATAAGTAA